A part of Salmo trutta chromosome 15, fSalTru1.1, whole genome shotgun sequence genomic DNA contains:
- the LOC115149620 gene encoding sialoadhesin-like, whose product MALRTAGSVLLVFLWSVTVVLGQNVWSVTYTKKSICALKGSTVELHCSYTYPSGTVTTTLWFTESGTGKEPKDLGQDPEYAGHLEYHGDQKNCHTLRITDLRESDSAEYKFRLLADQTGGKYIGSPGVTLSVTDVVLEMDPTSVSERENVTLICRTKCTLDPITAYSWYKNGQPIPNSNTSSPVYILFSVSSEDTGRYSCAVESREDLPSAEETLTVTYGPRNTSVSQ is encoded by the exons atggccttgagaacagcaggaagtgtgttgCTGGTATTTCTCTGGTCTGTGACAG TGGTACTGGGTCAGAATGTCTGGAGTGTGACTTACACCAAGAAAAGTATCTGtgccttgaaggggtcaacagtggagcTGCACTGCTCTTATACATATCCTAGTGGTACAGTCACAACAACCCTCTGGTTCACTGAATCTGGGACTGGTAAAGAACCTAAAGATCTAGGTCAGGACCCAGAGTATGCAGGTCATCTGGAGTATCATGGAGATCAGAAGAATTGTCACACACTGAggatcacagacctgagagagagtgaCTCTGCTGAGTACAAGTTCAGATTATTAGCAGATCAGACCGGAGGGAAATATATTGGCagtcctggagtcactctgtctgtcacag ATGTTGTGTTGGAGatggatcctacatctgtgtcagagagggagaatgtcACACTGATATGTAGAACCAAATGTACACTGGACCCCATCACAGCCTACAGTTGGTATAAGAATGGACAGCCTATaccaaacagcaacacctcctcTCCTGTCTATATCCTATTCTCAGTCAGCAGTGAGGATACAGGCAGATACTCCTGTGCTGTAGAAAGCCGTGAGGATCTCCCCTCTGCTGAAGAGACTCTCActgtcacat ATGGCCCAAGgaacacctcagtgtca cagtga